One segment of Setaria viridis chromosome 4, Setaria_viridis_v4.0, whole genome shotgun sequence DNA contains the following:
- the LOC117851823 gene encoding G-type lectin S-receptor-like serine/threonine-protein kinase B120 isoform X1, with translation MAALHAFIFLFLICFCYSDDRLTSLTPLYPGDKLISNDGTFAFGFFSLTNDSTPRLYLGIWYNNIPERTYVWIANRDDPIVTPSAELAVTNTSDLVLSDSRRRTVWATENLIAGGVGAAGVLQSSGSFVLQLRNGTHVWQSLDHPTDTILPNFKLWTNYKAHVAVRVVAWKGPQDPSAGDFALSGDPSSWGLQIVIWRGRSRSWRSGVWNGAAASGITRFIYSNIVDDGEEIYATYNAAGGPTTHWKLDYTGSVRFRVWNNQSSSWSVLFERPGNGCLHYGACGPFGYCDITGRVQECKCLDGFEPTDGFAGNFSRGCRRKEALACGGGSHFLTLPGMKVPDMFLYISNRSFEECAAECDRNCSCTAYAYANLSTILTMSASGTSRCLVWMGELLDAEKAGDIGENLYLRLAGSPVNNNKKKKIAMAIKIVLPTMACLLMFTSSVCLITICKSRSAGRNKEALKAPLTFWDQNLELSCISFEDITAATNCFHETNMLGQGGFGKVYKGTLEDGKEVAVKRLSKGSEQGIEQLRNEVILIASLQHKNLVRLLGCCIHEDEKLLIYEYLPNKSLDKFLFVDPAMKSMLDWSKRFEIIKGVARGILYLHQDSRMMIIHRDLKASNILLDAEMNPKISDFGIARIFGSNQQQASTRRVVGTYGYMSPEYAMEGIFSVKSDTYSFGILLLEIVSGLKISSPRHLLMDYPSLTAYAWNLWKDGTARDFVDTWVLESCSLDEALQCIHIGLLCVQDSPTDRPLMSSVVSMLNNVAMPRPVPRQPLFFAQRYYEALEARGDLEDSVNNASLSILEGR, from the exons ATGGCCGCCCTGCATGCATTCATCTTCCTGTTCTTGATCTGTTTCTGTTATTCCGATGACCGCCTGACCTCATTAACACCACTGTACCCCGGCGACAAGCTCATATCCAACGATGGCACCTTTGCTTTTGGCTTCTTCTCCCTGACCAACGACTCAACCCCAAGGTTGTACCTGGGCATATGGTACAACAACATCCCCGAGCGCACCTACGTGTGGATCGCCAACCGCGACGACCCAATCGTCACACCTTCAGCAGAGCTAGCTGTTACCAACACTTCTGATCTTGTTCTCTCCGACTCCAGACGCCGCACTGTCTGGGCCACAGAAAACCTCATCGCCGGTGGCGTTGGAGCCGCCGGAGTGCTGCAGAGCTCGGGGAGCTTCGTCCTCCAGCTCCGCAACGGCACACACGTATGGCAGAGCCTCGACCATCCGACCGACACCATCCTTCCAAACTTCAAGCTGTGGACGAACTACAAGGCTCATGTCGCCGTTCGCGTCGTTGCCTGGAAGGGCCCTCAAGACCCCTCCGCCGGCGACTTCGCCCTCAGCGGCGACCCCAGCAGCTGGGGCCTCCAGATCGTCATCTGGCGGGGGCGAAGCCGGTCATGGCGCAGCGGGGTGTGGAACGGCGCGGCGGCCTCCGGCATCACCAGGTTCATATATTCCAACatcgtcgacgacggcgaggagatATACGCGACGTAcaacgccgccggcggcccgaCAACACACTGGAAACTAGACTACACTGGGAGTGTGAGGTTCCGTGTCTGGAACAACCAGTCGTCGTCGTGGAGTGTTCTGTTCGAACGCCCGGGCAATGGCTGCCTCCACTACGGCGCGTGCGGGCCGTTCGGCTACTGCGACATCACCGGGCGCGTCCAGGAGTGCAAGTGCCTTGACGGGTTCGAGCCCACCGACGGCTTTGCCGGTAACTTTTCTAGAGGATGCCGGAGGAAGGAAGCACTGGCATGCGGCGGCGGAAGCCATTTCTTGACCTTGCCAGGGATGAAGGTGCCTGACATGTTCTTGTACATCAGTAACAGAAGCTTTGAAGAGTGCGCTGCCGAGTGCGACCGCAACTGCTCCTGCACGGCGTACGCCTATGCCAACTTGAGCACCATCCTCACGATGAGTGCCAGTGGCACGTCAAGGTGCTTGGTTTGGATGGGAGAGCTTCTTGATGCAGAGAAGGCCGGTGATATAGGAGAAAACTTGTACCTTCGGCTTGCTGGCTCTCCTG TaaacaacaacaagaagaagaagatcgcCATGGCGATAAAGATTGTACTCCCAACGATGGCATGTCTGCTGATGTTCACATCATCTGTATGTCTTATCACTATATGCAAGTCAAGAA GCGCCGGACGAAACAAGGAAGCACTGAAAGCACCTTTGACCTTTTGGGATCAAAATCTGGAATTATCGTGTATTAGCTTTGAGGACATCACTGCTGCAACAAACTGTTTCCATGAAACCAACATGCTTGGACAAGGAGGTTTCGGTAAAGTATATAAG GGGACACTGGAAGATGGCAAGGAAGTTGCTGTTAAAAGGCTTAGCAAGGGTTCTGAGCAAGGGATAGAACAGCTTAGAAATGAAGTGATTCTTATTGCAAGTTTGCAGCACAAGAACCTAGTCAGACTTCTTGGTTGTTGTATTCATGAAGATGAGAAGTTGCTCATATATGAATACCTGCCCAATAAAAGCTTAGACAAATTCCTTTTTG TAGATCCTGCAATGAAGTCTATGCTTGATTGGTCAAAAAGATTCGAGATAATCAAAGGGGTAGCTAGAGGAATTCTTTATCtccatcaagattcaagaatgATGATAATTCATAGAGACCTCAAAGCGAGCAACATCTTGCTAGATGCAGAGATGAACCCGAAGATATCAGATTTTGGTATTGCAAGGATCTTTGGAAGCAATCAGCAGCAAGCAAGTACTAGACGAGTTGTCGGGACATA CGGTTACATGTCACCTGAATATGCGATGGAAGGCATTTTCTCTGTCAAGTCTGACACCTATAGCTTTGGCATTTTACTACTGGAGATAGTCAGTGGACTAAAGATCAGTTCCCCTCGTCATCTACTAATGGATTATCCAAGTCTTACTGCTTAT GCATGGAACTTATGGAAAGATGGGACGGCAAGGGATTTCGTAGACACATGGGTTTTGGAGAGCTGTTCGCTTGATGAAGCCTTGCAATGCATCCATATCGGACTATTGTGTGTTCAGGACAGCCCAACTGACAGGCCACTCATGTCATCAGTTGTATCCATGCTGAATAATGTGGCCATGCCACGCCCAGTACCCAGGCAGCCTTTATTTTTTGCGCAGAGATATTATGAGGCCCTGGAAGCAAGAGGAGACTTGGAAGACTCCGTTAATAACGCGAGTCTGTCGATTTTAGAAGGCCGCTAA
- the LOC117851823 gene encoding G-type lectin S-receptor-like serine/threonine-protein kinase B120 isoform X2, which yields MAALHAFIFLFLICFCYSDDRLTSLTPLYPGDKLISNDGTFAFGFFSLTNDSTPRLYLGIWYNNIPERTYVWIANRDDPIVTPSAELAVTNTSDLVLSDSRRRTVWATENLIAGGVGAAGVLQSSGSFVLQLRNGTHVWQSLDHPTDTILPNFKLWTNYKAHVAVRVVAWKGPQDPSAGDFALSGDPSSWGLQIVIWRGRSRSWRSGVWNGAAASGITRFIYSNIVDDGEEIYATYNAAGGPTTHWKLDYTGSVRFRVWNNQSSSWSVLFERPGNGCLHYGACGPFGYCDITGRVQECKCLDGFEPTDGFAGNFSRGCRRKEALACGGGSHFLTLPGMKVPDMFLYISNRSFEECAAECDRNCSCTAYAYANLSTILTMSASGTSRCLVWMGELLDAEKAGDIGENLYLRLAGSPVNNNKKKKIAMAIKIVLPTMACLLMFTSSVCLITICKSRSAGRNKEALKAPLTFWDQNLELSCISFEDITAATNCFHETNMLGQGGFGKVYKGTLEDGKEVAVKRLSKGSEQGIEQLRNEVILIASLQHKNLVRLLGCCIHEDEKLLIYEYLPNKSLDKFLFDPAMKSMLDWSKRFEIIKGVARGILYLHQDSRMMIIHRDLKASNILLDAEMNPKISDFGIARIFGSNQQQASTRRVVGTYGYMSPEYAMEGIFSVKSDTYSFGILLLEIVSGLKISSPRHLLMDYPSLTAYAWNLWKDGTARDFVDTWVLESCSLDEALQCIHIGLLCVQDSPTDRPLMSSVVSMLNNVAMPRPVPRQPLFFAQRYYEALEARGDLEDSVNNASLSILEGR from the exons ATGGCCGCCCTGCATGCATTCATCTTCCTGTTCTTGATCTGTTTCTGTTATTCCGATGACCGCCTGACCTCATTAACACCACTGTACCCCGGCGACAAGCTCATATCCAACGATGGCACCTTTGCTTTTGGCTTCTTCTCCCTGACCAACGACTCAACCCCAAGGTTGTACCTGGGCATATGGTACAACAACATCCCCGAGCGCACCTACGTGTGGATCGCCAACCGCGACGACCCAATCGTCACACCTTCAGCAGAGCTAGCTGTTACCAACACTTCTGATCTTGTTCTCTCCGACTCCAGACGCCGCACTGTCTGGGCCACAGAAAACCTCATCGCCGGTGGCGTTGGAGCCGCCGGAGTGCTGCAGAGCTCGGGGAGCTTCGTCCTCCAGCTCCGCAACGGCACACACGTATGGCAGAGCCTCGACCATCCGACCGACACCATCCTTCCAAACTTCAAGCTGTGGACGAACTACAAGGCTCATGTCGCCGTTCGCGTCGTTGCCTGGAAGGGCCCTCAAGACCCCTCCGCCGGCGACTTCGCCCTCAGCGGCGACCCCAGCAGCTGGGGCCTCCAGATCGTCATCTGGCGGGGGCGAAGCCGGTCATGGCGCAGCGGGGTGTGGAACGGCGCGGCGGCCTCCGGCATCACCAGGTTCATATATTCCAACatcgtcgacgacggcgaggagatATACGCGACGTAcaacgccgccggcggcccgaCAACACACTGGAAACTAGACTACACTGGGAGTGTGAGGTTCCGTGTCTGGAACAACCAGTCGTCGTCGTGGAGTGTTCTGTTCGAACGCCCGGGCAATGGCTGCCTCCACTACGGCGCGTGCGGGCCGTTCGGCTACTGCGACATCACCGGGCGCGTCCAGGAGTGCAAGTGCCTTGACGGGTTCGAGCCCACCGACGGCTTTGCCGGTAACTTTTCTAGAGGATGCCGGAGGAAGGAAGCACTGGCATGCGGCGGCGGAAGCCATTTCTTGACCTTGCCAGGGATGAAGGTGCCTGACATGTTCTTGTACATCAGTAACAGAAGCTTTGAAGAGTGCGCTGCCGAGTGCGACCGCAACTGCTCCTGCACGGCGTACGCCTATGCCAACTTGAGCACCATCCTCACGATGAGTGCCAGTGGCACGTCAAGGTGCTTGGTTTGGATGGGAGAGCTTCTTGATGCAGAGAAGGCCGGTGATATAGGAGAAAACTTGTACCTTCGGCTTGCTGGCTCTCCTG TaaacaacaacaagaagaagaagatcgcCATGGCGATAAAGATTGTACTCCCAACGATGGCATGTCTGCTGATGTTCACATCATCTGTATGTCTTATCACTATATGCAAGTCAAGAA GCGCCGGACGAAACAAGGAAGCACTGAAAGCACCTTTGACCTTTTGGGATCAAAATCTGGAATTATCGTGTATTAGCTTTGAGGACATCACTGCTGCAACAAACTGTTTCCATGAAACCAACATGCTTGGACAAGGAGGTTTCGGTAAAGTATATAAG GGGACACTGGAAGATGGCAAGGAAGTTGCTGTTAAAAGGCTTAGCAAGGGTTCTGAGCAAGGGATAGAACAGCTTAGAAATGAAGTGATTCTTATTGCAAGTTTGCAGCACAAGAACCTAGTCAGACTTCTTGGTTGTTGTATTCATGAAGATGAGAAGTTGCTCATATATGAATACCTGCCCAATAAAAGCTTAGACAAATTCCTTTTTG ATCCTGCAATGAAGTCTATGCTTGATTGGTCAAAAAGATTCGAGATAATCAAAGGGGTAGCTAGAGGAATTCTTTATCtccatcaagattcaagaatgATGATAATTCATAGAGACCTCAAAGCGAGCAACATCTTGCTAGATGCAGAGATGAACCCGAAGATATCAGATTTTGGTATTGCAAGGATCTTTGGAAGCAATCAGCAGCAAGCAAGTACTAGACGAGTTGTCGGGACATA CGGTTACATGTCACCTGAATATGCGATGGAAGGCATTTTCTCTGTCAAGTCTGACACCTATAGCTTTGGCATTTTACTACTGGAGATAGTCAGTGGACTAAAGATCAGTTCCCCTCGTCATCTACTAATGGATTATCCAAGTCTTACTGCTTAT GCATGGAACTTATGGAAAGATGGGACGGCAAGGGATTTCGTAGACACATGGGTTTTGGAGAGCTGTTCGCTTGATGAAGCCTTGCAATGCATCCATATCGGACTATTGTGTGTTCAGGACAGCCCAACTGACAGGCCACTCATGTCATCAGTTGTATCCATGCTGAATAATGTGGCCATGCCACGCCCAGTACCCAGGCAGCCTTTATTTTTTGCGCAGAGATATTATGAGGCCCTGGAAGCAAGAGGAGACTTGGAAGACTCCGTTAATAACGCGAGTCTGTCGATTTTAGAAGGCCGCTAA